The Malus domestica chromosome 17, GDT2T_hap1 genome contains the following window.
aattTTTTGCGGTTTgattcggtgcggttttgaagccaaaaccgaaatgaaaccaaaccgtttggttcggttcggtgcggtttcaaatggttttggtttggtttttaagaaaaaatgtacaatttgcgattaaacatattaataagcatttcccaatagtaataggaaaaagacatttgttatataaacaattagcatgttacatgcagttgtgatgttaaaatatgtttgtgcaacaaaaggGTGTCCCGTACAAGGTATAacataaaacaagttgaataactttgaattcattaaacatGAGTGAAACTTTCATACTAGAATATATGATATtatgcttcaaatgagtggacttcattagatcattgttcgactcttgataacaagattagtccacccttgtacatatgtgtgtgtgtgtgtgtgatggtataaaataacaaaggtcaTTGAAGTTAATGAatgaaagaaagtgatgaacgatgatattctagtgtggttgTGTTCATACTAAGTGCATGAattctaacaaacaaccaattaaaacatgaaatttaatatggacatttaattaaatgtttattaatatttgcggtacggttcggtttcggtgcggttttcaaaagccaaaaccgaaatcaaaccgttttctatgttgcggttcgatttcaaaaccgaaaccattccaaaaccgcaaaaccaaaccattcggtgcggttcgatttggttcatgtttcggtttcggttttcggttctaagtgcccacccctaccgCCCAACCATTAATTCTCTCTTCCAGCTTATTTTGTATGTCTTCGAACACCTTCTTTTTGGAGACCCCAAAATCTGCTTGAATACCCAAATACTTGCCAAAAGTATCCTGATAGTTAACTCCCAATATTCTTGATAACTGGTTCCTCAAAATTAGGGAGCATGTAGGACTAAAAAAAACCGAGCTTTTCTCCAAATTCACTTGTTGACCCGAACATTCAGCATATTTTTTAAGCACACTATTAATATTACTAGCCTCCATCTTCGTAGCTTGACAAAAAAGAACTGAGTCATTTGCAAAAAACACATGAGAAATAGGTACAGCATTATGGGCAACCATCATTCCCCTAACTCCCCCAACCCTCTCTTCATTTTGTAAAAGTGCAGATAGTCCCTCAGCATAAATCAGGAACAAAAACGGCAATAATGGATCTCCTTGCCGTAATCCTTTACATGGAGTGATATTTCCGGAGGCTTCCCCATTAACTATTACACTATAAGAGACTTTTCGGACACACTCCATCACCCACTGACAAAATAAATCATCAAAACCCAATTTATGAAGCATAGCATTCAAAAACAGCTATTCAACCCGGTCATAAGCCTTCGCCATATCCAGTTTCAATGCCATGTGGTTGATCCCGTCCTCATTCCCTTGCTTTATAGAGTGGAGTAATTCATGAACCAAAAGTATATTGTCAGAGATTTGTCTTCCTGCCACAAACGCCGACTGATTCAGACTAATCACCTTAGAGATAACTTTCTTTAAGCGATTCGTTAACACCTTTGAAATAATCTTATACACCACGTTGCACAAAGATATTGGCTGAAATTGGGTCATTTTCCTTGGATTATCTACCTTTGGGATAAGCACAATATTTATGTGATTTAACTCCTTTAACAAGCAGCCACTCTGAAAGAACGTTTTAACCATACCAATGACCACACAACCTACCGTTTCCCAATGGTGCTGAAAGAAACCAGCATTAAACCCATCAGGACCAGGTGATTTAGTTGGGTACATCTGGAAAATAGCATGCTCAATCTCCACATCCAACACAGGAGCAACCAACAAATGATTTTCCAAACTACCCACTCTACTCGGCACACATTCTATAATTTCCATAAAATGAGAATTCATGGACGTAGTAAATAAGGTTTGGAAATATTGGATGGCAATACCTTGAATACCCATACGATCCGTACACCATGTTCCATTCTCCCCTTCTAACCCTCAGATAGTATTCCTCCGTTGCCATTTCATTGTTTGTGCATGAAAAAACTTTGTATTCTTCTCCCCTTCCTTCAACCATTGCACTCTTGACTTTGTGCGCCAATAGGTTTCCTTAATTTTAATGGCCTGTTTAAACTCTGTTTCCATCGCTCTAATCCGAACTCCATCAAAGACCGGTTGTTGATAAGCACTTCTAAGCTCCTCTTTCAACCTACATATCTCATTTTGTTCATTTCTACCAGACTTCTTACGCCATTGGAGCAATCCAAACTTCACTTTCCTTAAATTAGACACCAATATATGCGCTGGAGCACCATTATGCGTCCTCTCCCACTCCTGTCGCACCACCTCACTACACTGTTCATCATGATTCCATCGAGGATCATACATAAACCATTTCTTTCTGCGAGGTTGCACCACCTCAGTAGAAAGAACTAACATCGCATGATCCGACCTTTCCAACACCACATGCCTAACTATGGCATTCGGATAACAATTCACCTAATCATTTGTAGCAAGTGCCTGGTCAATTCTCTCCTGAATAAATCCTTCATCACGTCGATTACGCCATGTGAACGGGTACCCCTCAAACCCCAAATCCAATAACCGTGAGGTAGTAACAAAGTTCCGGAAGGACGTCATACTTGCTGCCATCCGCATGTTTCCTCCATCCTTTTCCGACTCCAACAATACATCATTAAAATCACCCATTATTAAACAAGGTTCCAAATAATTTGCTAAACGATTAGACAAAATGGCCAATTGTTAAGCCCTTTTTTTATTATCCGTACTTTCATAAACTATTACAAGCCGCCAATTATTATGGTGAACCCCATCCTCAATcataatttcaataaaaaaactcTCCATACTTAACTAAAACCACATCTTTAGCATCTTTCCAAAAAATACACATACCACCCGCAGTACCCCGAGGCTCAATAGCATGCACACACGCCATTCCAAGCCTCCGCCTTAAGTACTGATATCTTTCACTTTGATTCTTAGTTTCCACAAGAGCCACCACTGCGGGGGAGTGGAGCCGATTCTACTCCAAAAAATCATCAACTGTTAGGTCTCCCCCTATACCCTGACAGTTCCAACATAGGATATTCATTGCAATCACGGAAACCCCTTATAGTAGCCTCCGCATGATCCCTCCTGGACCTAGGGTTTTTATTCATTCGAGCCAAACCATCTGCAGCAATCACCATTTGCgcatcatcatcatcctcaCGGCTTCTTTTTGCTCCATATTTCGATACCACCTTAATTATGGGTAGTAGATTAAAAGGGTCAGAATCTTGAGACAATGAACCACCAACTGTCCCCGCACCCACCACCTCAGACTCTATCACAGTACCAGGACGATTTTCATGCTCCAACATCACCGACAAATTTAGATCAATGATAGCAACCTTGTCAGGATGTTCTTCCAGTACTATGAAACCCGCTTTAGTCGCTACTACACCCCTCGGTCCAATCCATCCATCCCGAATCAAAAGCTCACTCCCATGCCACCCGctgtctctccctctcctccgcCTTCTTAGCACGAGTATCCTGTTGAACAGAATCCACCCCATCACCCTGCCTCCTCCAAGATGAGTTGGAGGCCGACCCACTCCTCCTTCTAACTCCCCTCTGTATCACATGTTGACCAATTCCCACAAGCCAATTCCCCCTTAGATTAAACTCCGCATCAAGGCCCTTAAAAGCATATAGAGCCTCAATATCCTTCACCGAAGCACGTTCCCCCATAGCTTCCTCCTTACACCACCAAGTAACATGTCCCATTTTACCACAAATAAGACAATAATTAGGCAGCCCATCATAGCGAAAATCAACCCACATCTCCCCATCAACTGGGAACTCCACGTTTGCTCCCCGCATAAGAGGTTCACGAACGTCAAAGGAAATCTTCACATGAAGAAATCTTCTGTCACGCCCATCATCCTTATCCACCTTAAGAACCGAACCAATCAACCCACCAATGGCAGATGCCACAACATCTGTCATGTTCAACGAGGGTACATTATGTAATTGCACCCACATCGTggtaaggaaaaaaaacatttagatTTTAAACACAGCGACCAAATCGACTAAATTAAAAACACAGTAATCTAAATagattttaagtataaacacagtaactaaaaaaaacatttagatTGTAGAACCTTGGGACGCATCAAACCTAGGGGCATGTCTACGAAAGGGAATGGAACGGTGGGAACTGGAATTGCACATATCCCAAACAAAGTAACTGGTAAGGACCAATGAAAGAATAAAAGttactagaaaataaaaaaaaatagttattcTCTCTACTGAAAATGTAAGAATAttagttttactaaaaataattagttaCAATAAGGGAATTTTAGTAATCACATTAATTTTCATTCCGATTcatgtgaattagtaaacagtttATGTAAATCAATATCATTCATACTCCGATTCCAGCCAATTTTTAGTAAACGTCTTTAAGAGGAATTTGATTCTGATTTCACCTCATTctaattcctcctcaattcaattcatccTAATCTGATTACGGATTAATAAACAAACCCTAGATACAACAAGCTCAGACAAAGAGGATTGAAGCATCACTGCAAAGGTTAGTAGAATTTCAAAACATATCCAATTTCATGTGTGTTCGTGTCGCATAAGAacatgttatttttatttacttttaacaaaaacaaaaactttaaataaataaaaaaattgccaTTTCATGAGCTTCATCATTGATTTTGGGGTGTGCTATTTATAcatctatttttacttctcaaacacttttttaattttcgaccatcaggtcaaataaattgaagaatatcaaatgacagaaatcaACAAAgggtgtaagaagtaaaaaagggtgtgtggatatcacacctctTGATTTTCTGTTTTGTGCATAATCACTTAAGCTCTGCACTCATGACTGCACATTTCTACCATTCCCTCAGTCTTTGGTTTAAGTAGCTTGAGCTTAGAATCCGCCACACACTCTACAAAAAACAGTATTCAGTACCGGACAACAATGCAAGTCCAGTTACAAAAACTCACCACTCTGGCCTGTTTTCGGCTTCCAAATAACGTCAATGCAACCCTTTTTAGGgttttcattcttcttcttcattcttccTTTAGGTCCGTAAACCGCATCATGAGCTTTCGTATCTCCTATAAAAACCAACAAAACAAACCTAAAAATAAACATCCACTTGAACAAATTGGAGGTACTCTAAGCCCTTGTTCATCCACTTGAACAACTTGGAGGTACTCGGACCTAAAAATAAATACACTTTGATTTGGATAAATTTGCAAACCTAACCCCTAAAGTTCACATCGCACAAGTCGTCGCGGATGTGAATTGCCATTTTAGCAGAAAGCCCTCAACGCGATTAGGGCTTCGAACAATAATGGGATGAAACATAAAACACCACGAAATCGAAAGAGAGAACATACATACCTTAAGCAATAACCaattcattgtttttttttttttttttttctaattagttttaattttttaatttcaaataattGAATTTCCTTGGATATCACTATGTGGCACCGAACCATTGGTTGTGCGGGCCTCCTGTGTGTCAcattaacaaattaataaaaaaattgacagATTTGAACAGAAAGAACCAAATTGACGCGCGGCACCaaatttcaaggacattgcTCGATTTTCAAATTGAGAGACCAAACTGATGAGTTAGATCAATTTCAAGGAGTATGTGTGATAAAAACCGCACTTAATTTGCACTTGCACACTAACATCTTATCAAGATTGCACAACAAATTCAGTCCCTTTGATCAACTGCCTTCGGTTACTCATGTGTAcctattaaaactcaaaagctTGTGTTCTTTTCAGAGGTTGAACTACAAAACGCAGTGGCAGATAATTTTGCTCTAGACAGTGCAACAAAGCTTTGAATCAATAGAAGCCAAGCATATGCAAAACGCTTGGTAGCCTGTCAAAGGATATctgccaaaaaacaaaaacacaagaaTATATGATCAATGCAGaagaatatacatatatttcATACATATTACTTCAATATATATGGATCACCTTACCCTTTGATATATAGAACACACATAATTACTGAGTTGCTGCTTATAATACCTGTAATCCATCACATACTTTGATTTTCCAACCCTTCCGAGCTGCAGAATTGCCTGCTTTCCGTTCTCCTAAAAACGCATATATAAAAGTTAGCATTCCTTAGTAATTAACACAATGATTAAACACTGGTACTCTCATTATCATAAACAAAGGAAAAATTCGAGAGCCTTAATCGATGATCATATTGTTTCTACGGACATAACAGAACATAAACACATGCGTGTTTCAGATGAGCTGATTAAGATTTCTGAGTCATGATCGTCCACGGCAATTAGTAATTACCTCCAGTGTCAGTTGGAAATTCTTGACTGAACTTTGGATTCTAAGACCCGCTCTTCCCCTGTCTCTGAAATCTAGCTCATACTGCTTTGAAATCTGAATGATAACAGAAATCAGTTAATGGAGAttgaaacaacaaaaacaagaaaaattccTACAGTGAGGTAATAGGCCTACTTTATTGTAATGGGGAACCCTTGAGGATAGCTGATGAACTTTGTCAAGCTTCCCTTCCCAGTCCTTTGGGAGTCCCTCAATGTGTTGTACCTGCAAGAGAGAACATGTACCGCAGAAGTTAAGAAGTTGACCGAAAAACTGGATTTCAGAATGCAATTCACGCATACTAGACACTCAGAAAAATAAGATAGTCACTAGAAGAACCTGATCTATACACATTATCAATGTAAGTACGAATTAACCTAAGATATCTTAGAAACTGTTAAGATCACCTGCATTGTGTTCTTTAACTGCATGGATTGGTGCTTGGGTATACATGCCCTTATACGTCTGTAACTTCCTGTCCAGCTCGAGATTGTTGGCGTGAACCTGTAAAGACAAACAGCAACCATTACAAATTGAGGAAAGATTGCGGGCacgtgtgtgagagagagagagagagggaggcttACGCTACAACGGCAAGTGATTTAGCCTCTTTGCTCAAGGAATTGGGACGACCACCCTGCAATAAAAACTGTATTAGCAACCAAATGACATAAAATGTCCAAGGAAATCTGATTACGATTTCTACGAGTAATATATTTCTAACCTGATCCCATATGTGGTATTTTGAACCCATGAGGTTAGCATTTACAATACCAATAAAACTATCATCCGAATGAGACAGTATTCCCTTCACATTCTGAGCAATTGTCAACTCAGATTTCCCATTCCGCCGCTTATGGTGAGCAATAGCTAGTTTCCGGTCCTGCCTTCCCTTGCCTTCCTGCAAcatatcaataccaaaccaaaggGAGGTTAACACATTGTACCTCTAAAATATTAATGTTGATCAGTACTTTTCAACTTATAACAACAAACATGAAGCTTTAAACCACTGCTACAGAAACAGCAATAGAGCAGGGCTCGCAGGTCATGGATGACGCCGTGAAGATTATTTTAGAACTTGGAATCGAACTAACAACgcaaatttgattcatatgtcAAAAAGAAACTCAGGTAAATTTGTTTCGCAATGTTGGGAATCTCGGGATATAACAGTATTCTAACATATCTTATACTCTATAAATACAGGAATGACTGACTGGCATTACCCCAGCAGAAGAGTTGTACCACACAAGTATGGTATTGGCTAAATCGAACATGACATAAGCTATTCAAACTTCAAGGTAGAGGCATCTTTCTTACATTGGTATAAAGAGAATAGAGAGTACCCCCATCTATTGCTTCCGGGGTTGCTTCCTTCACTATCACACATGTGCATCTTCCCACATCCATTGGCAATGGCCTGCAAAGCAATGACCTAAAAATACCCACCAAATAAATTACAAGTTTAGTAAATATCtttttaaaagaaacaaaaatctcATATTTTTAGCAAAAGCAATTTCCTTTTTATACAAGCGAGACTGGGGGAGGGGTGTTTCGAATCAGGGACCTCGGATGCGAGGCAGAATGCTCTTAATAAATTGATCTACAAGTCCCTTGGTTAGCATAAGCACATTGAGCAGAGAACTCACTTGTTAGGCAGTGTAGACCAAGAGGAGGCAGGGGCAGCCTCAGAGTCGGAGTAGTCCCAGATGTTCAAAGAGCTCGAGTTGTCGGACCCATTACTGGGCGGGTCCCGCATTGTGGACCCACCGAAGAGTGCCTTCTCCTGCTCGTTCGCCTGCATACAGAACTGAAGCGAGGAGGGCTTCAGGGCCCTGCAGCCAGTGGACAGAGACTTCAAGTTCCTCTGCTTCAATGGCTGCATCGCAAAAGAGGAAGACCCATGTTCATGTGCGACCAAATTCTCCTTGTCGCTGTCGGGCACGGCCTTCTGTGGCTTCTTGGGCATTGCGTTCTCTTTGTTGACGTTTAAGGCTGATGGGTTCGGCTCCGAATTGTCCATCTTGGAGATGAAGGCGATGCCTTGGCTGTGGCTGCGGCTGTGTTTCTGGTATGTGAGGGGATCGACATAGAGAGAGCTGTATGAGGATTGCTGTAGAATTGATGTGGTTTTCTTGCAACCAGCCATCATtgttcagagagagagagagagagagagagagagagattgatgtTTATGGAGAGAATTTGAATCTTCACTTGAATGAACAAGTACAAAaagctggtttttttttttttttttcctggatAGCAGTAGGTGAGTTACTATGTTAGTGTGTACAGTAACAGATGTCTCAAAATTTATTCATACAAGATCCACCTCTGTTCTGCTACGTCAGCATAATGGTGGGGTCCCACACATTGTAGGGGTGGGGCTCTCTCTGGTGGGGTCAAAGATGTTTGAATTTGAATAAGCATCGGAAAGCGCGggattttgtgttttgcttctaGAGAAAGGGAGTAGAGAACAATGGTGTTGGAAATTAAGTAGACAAATCCATTGTGATGCGTTATATGGACAAAAACTAGTTTTAATGGTATAGGCAATTGAGTTTGTAAATTTTGCCCACTCTTTCAAAGCAATTTCACCTCATTAAGACAATAATTTTCTAACCATTCACATTCAGTTAAATTACATGTTACAAGTGAATCAAGCCTATATAACCTGCTCCTCCTCTCCTTATTTTCAAGCTTTGTTGCTTGCCAAAATTGGCGAAAATGAGGAAAATATCAGAATACAGTTTTTCGTGAATGGCTTTAACTGGActtttttctttacttttcatttgaaaattttaatttggatttttgCTTCTTGGTTTGCTTGACCCAATGGACCTGACAATCTGGcagatttggttttttttccagAATGGAATGCTGGAACCATGGTTTGGAAGTAAAGGTCTTGGTGATGCTGACCAAGTCCTAGCATATTTTGCTGTCTCCAAGCTTGGAGAACCTCCTGTTGATGGAAAGACTGATACCAATCCTGAAGGACTGACTGCATC
Protein-coding sequences here:
- the LOC139193443 gene encoding uncharacterized protein, with amino-acid sequence MGDFNDVLLESEKDGGNMRMAASMTSFRNFVTTSRLLDLGFEGYPFTWRNRRDEGFIQERIDQCSEVVRQEWERTHNGAPAHILVSNLRKVKFGLLQWRKKSGRNEQNEICRLKEELRSAYQQPVFDGVRIRAMETEFKQAIKIKETYWRTKSRVQWLKEGEKNTKFFHAQTMKWQRRNTI
- the LOC103405601 gene encoding tubby-like protein 8, with the protein product MMAGCKKTTSILQQSSYSSLYVDPLTYQKHSRSHSQGIAFISKMDNSEPNPSALNVNKENAMPKKPQKAVPDSDKENLVAHEHGSSSFAMQPLKQRNLKSLSTGCRALKPSSLQFCMQANEQEKALFGGSTMRDPPSNGSDNSSSLNIWDYSDSEAAPASSWSTLPNKSLLCRPLPMDVGRCTCVIVKEATPEAIDGGTLYSLYTNEGKGRQDRKLAIAHHKRRNGKSELTIAQNVKGILSHSDDSFIGIVNANLMGSKYHIWDQGGRPNSLSKEAKSLAVVAFTPTISSWTGSYRRIRACIPKHQSMQLKNTMQVQHIEGLPKDWEGKLDKVHQLSSRVPHYNKISKQYELDFRDRGRAGLRIQSSVKNFQLTLEENGKQAILQLGRVGKSKYVMDYRYPLTGYQAFCICLASIDSKLCCTV